The proteins below are encoded in one region of Pseudonocardia sp. DSM 110487:
- a CDS encoding cysteine--tRNA ligase: protein MAGPMGHAVQESSRGTSSSETLTLAGEPLPLTIPARMYVCGITPYDVTHLGHASVFVWTDVVRRVVRMTGVDTVLTRNVTDVDDVLTRAAAERGRPYEEFGLIQEYFFDRDMAALHVRPPTHAPHARHHIEHVVRLASALLATGAAYERDGHVFFHGSHVPDAAGLTAEAALALSSEYGDRPDDPLRDDPFDVAVWRPSGAGDPAWPSPWGPGRPGWHAECAAMSLATLGGVVDVLAGGADLAFPHHAYQVAMVEAATGVTRFARRQVHVGTVRLDGAKMAKATGNLVLVSDLLSRASGAAVRLMLLDRSWHQAWEYHPTALDDATQLLEELYAAGGTRGTAEAAEAAVRAALLDDLDVSTAVRIAIDAGGDAARRLIRTLALH from the coding sequence ATGGCCGGACCGATGGGTCATGCGGTTCAGGAATCCAGCAGGGGGACGAGCTCGTCCGAGACGCTCACGCTCGCAGGCGAGCCGCTGCCGCTCACCATCCCCGCCCGGATGTACGTCTGCGGGATCACCCCCTACGACGTGACGCACCTCGGACACGCGTCGGTGTTCGTGTGGACGGACGTCGTCCGGCGGGTGGTCCGGATGACCGGGGTCGACACCGTCCTCACGCGCAACGTCACCGACGTGGACGACGTCCTGACCCGCGCGGCGGCCGAACGAGGGCGACCGTACGAGGAGTTCGGCCTCATCCAGGAGTACTTCTTCGACCGGGACATGGCCGCGCTCCACGTCCGGCCACCGACACACGCGCCACACGCCCGCCACCACATCGAACACGTCGTCCGGCTTGCATCGGCGCTGCTGGCGACCGGCGCCGCGTACGAGCGGGACGGGCACGTGTTCTTCCACGGGTCCCACGTGCCGGACGCGGCCGGCCTGACGGCAGAGGCGGCGCTGGCGCTGTCGTCGGAGTACGGCGACCGGCCGGACGACCCGCTGCGGGACGACCCGTTCGACGTGGCCGTCTGGCGGCCCTCCGGGGCGGGTGATCCGGCCTGGCCCAGCCCGTGGGGGCCGGGACGTCCCGGATGGCACGCCGAGTGCGCGGCCATGTCGCTCGCCACGCTCGGGGGCGTGGTGGACGTGCTCGCGGGCGGCGCCGACCTGGCGTTCCCGCACCACGCCTACCAGGTCGCGATGGTCGAGGCCGCCACGGGCGTCACGCGGTTCGCCCGGCGACAGGTCCACGTGGGAACCGTCCGCCTCGACGGGGCGAAGATGGCCAAGGCCACCGGCAACCTCGTGCTGGTGAGCGATCTCCTGAGCAGGGCATCGGGCGCCGCCGTGCGCCTCATGCTGCTGGACAGGAGCTGGCACCAGGCGTGGGAGTACCACCCCACCGCGCTCGACGACGCCACGCAGCTGCTCGAGGAGCTGTACGCCGCAGGCGGCACCCGGGGCACGGCCGAGGCGGCGGAGGCGGCCGTCCGCGCCGCGCTGCTCGACGACCTCGACGTATCCACCGCCGTCCGGATCGCGATCGACGCGGGCGGCGACGCTGCCCGCCGGCTCATCCGCACGCTCGCGCTCCACTAG